gctaaacctcactccaaagtctcttccatacccatctacaacatcaagcaaactctgaagctcttctgccgactcactcataacaacaacatcatctgcatacaagagcacacatatcttatcattccccacatttacacctgcattcattctcctcaatctagcagccagttcctctgtatataagctaaagagggttggtgataatatgcaaccctgcctaactcctctttcactcttcacccagtctgtctctacatttcctagtttatacttagctcttgtatccacatacatacttcgcactatgttaactatctttgaacttagcccaatcttttctagcactctacctagcatttctctgttcaccctatcatatgctttctctatgtctagaaaacctaagtataacttgctaccatctttcttctttctctcaatcaattcattcaccacaaacatattgtcttcagctctcctgtccacacGGAACCCATTTTGctcttcacctaacactccatctctctcaatccatttacacaatctttcattcagaactgcactgaacacttttcctactgtgttaactaacgcaatTGGCCTGTAgttttcaactcattcttactcttgtaccCTCCCTTATGCAGcaaggtcaccctgcattcattccacattctcggcactctctcctcctcccacacctggttaaacaactcagtcatcctatcaatcacaacctctcctccatttttgtacaattcataaggtatctcatccggccctgctgccttcccattcttctgcttcttcacacatttctccacctcctccctgctgatcctttcattcaactcatctgcatcctttctctccagtgtcacacgcccttcacccacatcaaagacctcacctacacctccaatctcttcccaaaactcttttattgcccttctcatttcttccttatcagtcaccactgccccattcaccttcaggctctccacattctcactgtcaggcatcccctcacccctcaggaatctgtaccattcacgaccaccttccacacctttctctctaagggactgaatcacacttttctcacatttaactttagcattcattatctttcgctttGTCGCTCGTtgctgactcacatacgctgtccatgcattcaggtactcactttcagcctcctcactctcatgtctcctctttcttaactgtctgcacaccctattcagtctcttcctttccttcctagcatctCTAATCTCATCATTCCACCACGGCCTACTTTTATGCTTTCTAGTACTTGTTCTTACATACCCTATCTGACTGGCTGCTgcattcttcacattctctacaAATCtgtcattcagttcatccacaccattcaggctctcatcctcccatcttctctcgctcaagtccacctggaaattttcccatcctgcatctctcaacctccactttttcctcttgaccttggcatttgttccatctcttccattcaacttACATTCTagcaccagcatgttatggtctgagactatgtcaatcatcccatcttcatctatccacatgcggtcaacaatttcacgcattctcccattcactagcatgtagtcaatcgcagactcctggttcctcgcacaccaagtcactcgtccttcagccagggtctcattcAGATTCTCCAAGTTCATCTCATTCACAAACTCATCcagcatctcaccattcctaTTCATTTGTTCACCTAACATACCTACGTGAGCATTCATgtctcccataacaatcactctctctccagcataatctcttgcaatctttttcaaaacactatattttctaCTATTCTCCCTAACTGCTCTATCGCCTTCCACTGTcatatacactaccactacaactatccTCTCAGCTCTGCCACTCTCATTCCTACCCTCCACTCGAACAGCTAacacgtcctcactctcagcactgtCTCCTATGTCCAGCTCTTCCACTCTCAGATTCTTCACCTTCCTGTGGAGCAGGGCTACGCCTCCTCCTAACTTCTCCTGTTTCTTGCGTCCTTTTCCTAACATCACAAACTCATTTCCTTCTATCTGCACCACATCCCGCAGGTGAGTCTCAGTAATACCTACCACATCTAGGCTCCATTCATTCAACTCTTTGCATACATCCTCAAATTTACCAATGCCCCATCCTCTAACATTCAAACAACAAATTTCATACATGACCTTGCCTGTTTgttgtcctctcttccttgcttcgGTGCACATCCATTCCTCATTCAGGCCACATCTACACACACCGTAGACCTTGCGCGCACCCACTCACGCAGCCATCCACACATCCTCTTGTTGCAGGTCTCATTGAGGTGCACCCCATCCGGCAAGAAGTCCATGCCTTCCCTCAAGACGGGGTCCAGGTCGATGAAGCTGACGTTGcccatcttcttcctcaacCAGTCCAGCTTCAGCTTCAGCACTTCTTCCTGGATCTTGgcatttgtcctcctcctcagccgctcatacctctctccctctcttggccGACGTatcacacccaccactgccacacacatcTTCTTGGCTTCAGCAGCcttcactgcctccaccacctccttcactgtCTCTTCTTCGCCGACCCTCTCCAGGTCGTTGCCGCTGCCCTGGATCACCAGCAGGCCGTTTTCTTCTGTCTGAGTCTTCTCAATTACCTTTTTCTTGATCTCCTGGATCTTGGCTCCCCTCAGGCACTCCTGTGAGGTTCCACTCACCTTGCTCCTGAGGAGGGCATCAGTATTTTTTATCATACTGTCCCCAACGATGCAGATTGGGGACTTTTTCACTAGCATCTTCTTCTTGGTCGGTCCtcttctttgctgctgctgctcactcactctctccgtcTGCATGGCCTTGTCCTGTTGGGGTTTCGGGGCGTGCACAGTCTGAGTGCCTCCAGCCTGGGCATCCTCGGTCTGAGTGTCTTTGCTGCTGGTCTCACTTGTCTCGGTTTGTGACGCCTTATCAGTCTTGTCCTTCctgtccttcatcctctccttggCGTCCTCTAGACACTCATCGCACAAAAACACGATGTTCTTGTGATTGAGCATCTTGGAGGACGCCTTCAGCAGCCCCACACAGGCTGTGTGAAGCCACCGGTCACACACctcgcacaccacaccactgcacgtAGCAGAAACACTCTCCAAACACACCTTGCAATCGTCCACAGCCATTCTAGTTCTTACTTCTTGTGGGATCCAGGAAAAAACTCTTCACAAAACAGGAACAAAGTCGCACACGTCCTCTCTTCGCGGCGTCACAGTAGGTGGATGTTACCTTGAGCTTGAGCTTGAGTTTGAGTTGGGAGTCACCCCGCACTTGCTGTCGGTGTAGCCTTTGGATCGGCGTTCTCCCATACACACCTGGAAATGGAAGAGCGGGGCAGAAAGTCTGAAGCATTAaagctttcccttcctcccccctccctcatcattcatcacattcacacctgttccccatccccatccctgtCCCTGAGGGGTCCCTGCCTTTCAATCATTCTCATACGTTCCCTCCAGGCACTCTTTAAGAAATCTTTCACACCCTCAGTCACCCGACCATTTACCTGTCTCTCAACACACAGCCCCAGCAGGTACTCCATCCATTCCCTATTatagcattcctctctctcatctcactacaTGCTTCTACTCCTATCTCTTCTGTCACTACACCTAACATCCTGTCTCTTGCACACCCATAcccctcacactccagcatcaagtgttctactgtctcatccacacccctctcgcatacctcacacaccttgcttcctccattcttccacctATACACCCTGCTGTTCACCTCCAGGGACTTGGTCCTGGCTCTGAACAGCAGTTCCCCCCCGCGGCTCCCATCATAAAAACTTTCACACCTAGGCCGGTCCTTTCTCCGATACCATTCTAGCGTTGTCTTCTCACTCATCCCCCTCTTccactctgcttttcctttctcttccacacgcctattgatttctctcttactcacaTCTACACTTCCATGTCCTATGGCTCCTCTAACAAGCATTCCTATTTCATCCACCCAAATTTCTTTATTAAACGACTCCTGTGCCCACTGTCCATACACGTTCCATTCGTACACCTTTTTTGCCCATTTACTCCCATCCATCACCTGCAGTCTAACCCTATACCTCAACACTGCCTTAGCTAACCTTTCCCTAAATGTACTCCATCCCATATCTCCTCTGATCGCCTCCACTGCCACATACCTGTTGGCACCTAACGCTATCCTGCCTGTCATGTTCTGCAGAACCTCTAGCCTATTCAGGTCTTTCCTAGTCCACACTGTTGTTTCtaaaccatacatgatgctgggGATAGCTACTCCCTTCCATAATCCTCTAACTACCTCATACTTATTTGCCCTGCACCGTGCTACACTACCTAGCCTCCCCACTCATTGGTTAGTCCGTGCTATTCTTTCCTGCTTGGTCCTTTCACACCCTCTTTCATCCAGCCAAATACCCAGATACTTGtactcctttgttcttcctatttcctccccaCCCAGCATCCGTGTCCTGTCCCTGTCTAACGCATCCccatttactactaatactttacTCTTCTCCCTGCTGAATCTAACATCAAAATCACTTCCATACTAACTGACAGCATTCAGCATTTCCTGCAGTTCTGCATGGTGCTCGCTAAGGACCACACCATCTGCATACACAAGAATGCTCAACACATCATTCCCCACTTCCACTCCTAATCCTGTTCGCCTCACTCTCTGCCATCTCCTCCACATATAGGCCAAATAGTAAAGGGGAAAGAACACAGCCttgtctcactcctctctcattaCTCACCCATCCAGTCACCAGATCCCCCATACTAAACACCGCTCTTGTATTCTCATACATACTCCTAATGATTCTCACTatcttctcactcactcccactttCTTTAATACCTTGCACAGCATTCTCCTATCTACTCTATCATAGGccttctctatgtctagaaaagctaaatacttcttcctactgtcctttctcgctctccctatcacttcatttactacatacatgttatcctcacctcttctatccttcctaaacccattctgttcctcacccattaccctatttctttctatcacttCACTCAGTCTTTCATTCAACACACCACAGAATATCTTACACACTGAACCACACACTGCTATTGGTCTATAgttcctaatttccttcctacttttactacctCCTTCATGTATAAGTGTCACTCTACTTTCATTCCAGGTTGCAggcactctttcatccctccaaATCCTTCCAAACAACTCATGCAGCCCCTCAATCACTCCTCGACCACCCTCTCTGTAAAATTCATTCAGAATCCCATCGATACCCGGAGCCTTACCTCTCTTTAGTTTCTTTACATACCTCTCAATCTCATCCATActgatctcttcattcattccttcctctattttcctaccTAAGGTGATGTCTCCTAAGTTCCTAGCTGGCTCATTCACTCCTCCGATAGCTTTCCAgtactcttctatctctctaatcat
Above is a window of Portunus trituberculatus isolate SZX2019 chromosome 43, ASM1759143v1, whole genome shotgun sequence DNA encoding:
- the LOC123518293 gene encoding uncharacterized protein LOC123518293, with product MAVDDCKVCLESVSATCSGVVCEVCDRWLHTACVGLLKASSKMLNHKNIVFLCDECLEDAKERMKDRKDKTDKASQTETSETSSKDTQTVHAPKPQQDKAMQTERVSEQQQQRRGPTKKKMLVKKSPICIVGDSMIKNTDALLRSKVSGTSQECLRGAKIQEIKKKVIEKTQTEENGLLVIQGSGNDLERVGEEETVKEVVEAVKAAEAKKMCVAVVGVIRRPREGERYERLRRRTNAKIQEEVLKLKLDWLRKKMGNVSFIDLDPVLREGMDFLPDGVHLNETCNKRMCGWLREWVRARSTVCVDVA